From Apium graveolens cultivar Ventura chromosome 9, ASM990537v1, whole genome shotgun sequence, the proteins below share one genomic window:
- the LOC141684751 gene encoding protein IQ-DOMAIN 11-like translates to MATKNWFSLVKKFFISDTDINQQKKQRRMGCFFGRLKIKRVPSIPASSPTKDMEEQSYQNSNVDIFTAAEADEIVADSFDQPSSTTQFTCQRENECREFSSINFKYSAPTSVPHWRREIQQLAATKIQKAFRGYLGIVRLQATIRGILVRRQAITTLSRLQSILNIQSQVRAKKSQMLDGSSCSERNKEVMDFKGNEIKIDLNTRRRWDDSLLTEEEKNDICSSKRTAAINRERIKEHSFGNRRSAELEQNKFDRRWRYWLEQWVDTRMSKREDLQNFASPISTRQKIKDYEPGVKLVKPQNLPKKFQYEESDFPATSSFHHRKQHSIATYMAATESAKAKVRSMSAPRQRPMSFDSKTKAFSPYKHKLSPISSISSELTTRSTLTRPSNGYSQRSPCLKGPIKSKRYSKFLSIN, encoded by the exons ATGGCAACAAAAAACTGGTTCAGCCTAGTAAAGAAGTTCTTCATTTCAGATACTGATATCAACCAACAAAAG AAACAAAGGAGAATGGGATGTTTTTTTGGAAGATTGAAAATCAAACGAGTACCTTCTATTCCAGCGTCATCGCCAACAAAAGATATGGAAGAGCAGAGCTATCAAAATTCTAATGTGGACATCTTTACGGCTGCTGAAGCTGATGAAATTGTTGCAGACAGTTTTGATCAGCCCTCTAGTACTACTCAATTTACTTGTCAAAGAGAAAACGAATGCCGAGAATTCTCAAGCATAAATTTTAAATACAGTGCTCCTACATCAGTACCTCACTGGAGAAGGGAGATTCAACAATTAGCTGCCACCAAAATCCAAAAAGCCTTTAGGGGTTATCTA GGAATAGTTAGGCTTCAAGCAACTATCAGAGGCATACTTGTTCGACGACAAGCTATTACGACACTAAGTAGATTGCAATCGATACTGAATATACAGTCACAGGTACGTGCAAAAAAAAGCCAAATGTTGGATGGCTCTTCTTGTTCAGAGCGAAACAAAGAAGTGATGGATTTCAAAGGCAATGAGATTAAG ATTGATTTGAACACTCGGAGAAGGTGGGATGACAGTCTTCTGACAGAAGAAGAGAAAAATGATATTTGCTCGAGCAAGAGAACGGCTGCTATTAACAGAGAAAGAATAAAAGAGCACTCCTTTGGTAATAGA AGGTCAGCAGAATTAGAACAGAACAAATTTGATAGAAGATGGAGATACTGGTTAGAACAATGGGTGGATACTAGGATGTCTAAAAGGGAAGATCTACAAAACTTCGCATCACCTATTTCGACTAGGCAAAAAATTAAAGACTACGAACCTGGAGTAAAACTAGTGAAGCCGCAAAATCTACCTAAGAAATTTCAGTACGAAGAATCAGATTTTCCAGCAACAAGTTCATTTCATCACCGAAAGCAGCATTCAATTGCAACTTACATGGCTGCTACAGAATCTGCCAAGGCGAAAGTTAGATCGATGAGTGCACCGAGACAAAGGCCTATGAGCTTTGATTCGAAGACTAAAGCATTTTCTCCTTACAAGCACAAGTTATCCCCTATATCATCCATCAGTAGTGAGTTGACAACAAGAAGCACGCTCACTAGACCTAGCAATGGCTATTCACAGAGATCTCCATGCCTTAAAGGGCCTATAAAATCTAAGAGATATTCCAAGTTTCTTAGCATCAATTGA
- the LOC141686620 gene encoding uncharacterized protein LOC141686620, whose protein sequence is MAISYQFKFFLVMLCCTTLLFSDTIQVSGQCQGDIQGLMQQCARYVQKSGPESAPSKECCDVLKNVNLACVCQHITDQVEKIISMEKCVSVANSCGKALAHGTKCGSYTVP, encoded by the exons ATGGCAATTAGCTACCAGTTCAAGTTTTTTCTTGTTATGCTGTGCTGCACAACCCTACTCTTCAGCGACACCATTCAGGTTTCGGGGCAGTGCCAAGGCGACATCCAGGGTCTCATGCAACAATGTGCACGATACGTTCAAAAGTCCGGTCCTGAAAGTGCACCATCAAAGGAATGTTGCGATGTTCTCAAGAACGTAAACCTGGCATGCGTGTGTCAACACATCACTGATCAGGTTGAGAAGATCATTAGCATGGAAAAATGTGTCTCGGTCGCTAATTCATGTGGCAAAGCATTAGCCCACGGTACAAAATGTGGAA GCTACACAGTTCCATGA